A portion of the Lolium rigidum isolate FL_2022 chromosome 1, APGP_CSIRO_Lrig_0.1, whole genome shotgun sequence genome contains these proteins:
- the LOC124665831 gene encoding probable methyltransferase PMT9, protein MKPPPPPPSTPPRQSSRGWGGAPGRRRAFACALAGAVLALALLCLFYGAAFGPTLRRRHTAPPLRSVPQAQAPVPADLALSSLPVCDAVHSELIPCLDRGLHRQLRLRLNLSLMEHYERHCPPAPRRLNCLIPPPAGYLVPIRWPRSRDAVWKANIPHTHLAAEKSDQRWMVVHGDKINFPGGGTHFHAGADKYIVHLAQMLEFPNGKLNNGGSIRTVLDVGCGVASFGAYLLPLDVIAVSVAPNDVHENQIQFALERGIPSTLGVLGTRRLPYPSRAFELAHCSRCRIDWLQRDGILLLEVDRVLRPGGYFVYSSPEAYASDPANRKIWKQMSSLARGMCWRIASRKGQTVIWVKPLTNWCYVKREPGALPPMCGQDDDPDAAWNVLMKACITPYSNRVHKVKGSDLLPWPQRLTAPPPRLEEIGISSKNFSDDNEIWHSRVAQYWKLMKSEIRKDSFRNVMDLNANLGGFAASLRKKDVWVMNVVPSTESGKLKIIYDRGLIGTVHNWCESFSTYPRTYDLLHAWLLFSEMENQGCSLEDLLIEMDRVMRPHGYAIIRDNAAVINYIKKLLPALRWDDWSSEVKPKEDALSSGDNERVLIVRKKLWDQALQPS, encoded by the exons atgaagccgccgccgccgccgccgtcgacgccgcCGCGGCAGAGCAGCCGGGGATGGGGAGGCGCGCCGGGCCGCCGCCGGGCCTTCGCGTGCGCCCTCGCCGGGGCCGTCCTCGCGCTCGCGCTCCTCTGCCTCTTCTACGGCGCCGCCTTCGgccccaccctccgccgccgccacactgCCCCCCCGCTCCGATCAGTTCCGCAGGCCCAGGCCCCAGTCCCCGCCGACCTCGCGCTCTCCTCCCTCCCG GTGTGCGACGCGGTGCACTCGGAGCTGATCCCGTGCCTGGACCGGGGCCTCCACCGCCAGCTCCGCCTCAGGCTCAACCTCTCCCTCATGGAGCACTACGAGCGCCACTGCCCGCCCGCGCCCCGCCGCCTCAACTGCCTCATCCCCCCACCCGCCGGCTACCTG GTGCCAATCAGGTGGCCCAGGAGCCGGGACGCGGTGTGGAAGGCCAACATCCCCCACACGCACCTCGCCGCCGAGAAGTCGGACCAGAGGTGGATGGTGGTGCACGGCGACAAGATCAACTTCCCCGGCGGGGGCACCCACTTCCACGCCGGCGCCGACAAGTACATCGTGCACCTCGCGCAG ATGCTGGAGTTCCCGAACGGTaagctcaacaacggaggcagcatcAGGACCGTGCTCGACGTCGGCTGCGGGGTGGCCAGCTTCGGGGCGTACCTCCTCCCGCTGGACGTAATCGCGGTGTCGGTCGCGCCCAACGACGTGCACGAGAACCAGATCCAGTTTGCGCTCGAGAGGGGGATACCGTCCACCCTCGGCGTGCTGGGCACAAGGAGGCTGCCGTATCCGAGCCGCGCGTTCGAGCTGGCGCATTGCTCCCGCTGCCGGATCGACTGGCTGCAGCGGGACGGGATCTTGCTGCTGGAGGTGGACAGGGTGTTGAGGCCTGGAGGGTATTTCGTGTACTCGTCGCCGGAGGCCTATGCTTCTGATCCAGCTAACAGGAAGATATGGAAGCAGATGAGCAGTCTTGCTCGGGGGATGTGTTGGAGGATTGCTTCGAGGAAGGGCCAGACAGTGATATGGGTCAAACCATTGACGAACTGGTGTTATGTGAAGAGAGAGCCTGGAGCACTTCCTCCCATGTGTGGCCAGGATGATGACCCAGATGCTGCTTGGAATGTCCTCATGAAAGCATGCATAACTCCCTACTCCAACA GAGTACACAAGGTTAAAGGAAGTGATCTGCTTCCCTGGCCACAAAGGCTCACAGCACCACCCCCTCGTCTGGAAGAGATTGGAATTAGTTCGAAGAATTTTTCTGACGACAAT GAAATTTGGCATTCTAGAGTTGCTCAGTATTGGAAACTTATGAAATCTGAGATAAGGAAGGACTCCTTTCGAAATGTTATGGATCTGAATGCTAACCTTGGCGGATTTGCAGCATCACTGAGGAAAAAGGACGTCTGGGTAATGAATGTTGTCCCTTCCACGGAATCTGGAAAACTGAAAATCATATATGATCGTGGGTTAATAGGCACAGTCCATAATTG GTGCGAATCATTCTCGACGTACCCTCGCACCTATGACCTCCTTCACGCCTGGCTGCTGTTCTCTGAGATGGAGAATCAGGGCTGTAGCCTGGAGGATCTGCTGATCGAGATGGACCGCGTCATGAGGCCTCATGGGTACGCCATTATCAGAGACAATGCTGCTGTCATTAACTACATCAAGAAGCTTTTACCGGCGCTGAGATGGGACGACTGGTCATCTGAGGTGAAACCAAAGGAAGATGCGCTTTCGTCAGGTGACAATGAAAGAGTCCTGATCGTGAGGAAAAAGCTATGGGATCAGGCATTGCAGCCTTCGTAG
- the LOC124665841 gene encoding uncharacterized protein LOC124665841: MDDDDGLRLERELQAIWDLLAYQDQHGQDQHALLLHDDHAGDAPGYSEEESDGEFDELWLLLPRFRPRGSAPQHFVAAGRTAGLMRVAAADAPHQEQQGGETHILVHYRYTRFSAAPSSSDGSVEARGSTREHQLRFIAAAGHGARSLDWAGASLAHLIYPDGSSKRLRELWTSLASQVSLPPGAARVQVFVDVGILGKANSTQASMDQMRAALEGMMEKPWPKRFTGMELNLPEPVRRGCGHDEDDNDDDTDREQRPAKRRKVVATDDEESCSVCYELLKGDDLAAWPGCGKPHVLHGACMQAVLESNPLCPMCRRDLYIKPKKRSTTIIHLRILENHS; encoded by the exons atggacgacgacgacggttTGCGGCTGGAACGGGAGCTTCAGGCAATATGGGACCTGCTGGCGTACCAGGACCAGCACGGACAAGATCAGCATGCGCTTCTTCTTCACGACGACCATGCCGGAGACGCGCCCGGTTATTCGGAAGAGGAAAGCGACGGCGAGTTTGATGAGCTCTGGTTGTTACTCCCGCGGTTTCGCCCCCGAGGTTCGGCCCCGCAGCACTTCGTCGCCGCAGGGAGGACGGCCGGCTTAATGcgggtcgccgccgccgacgctccaCACCAAGAACAACAAGGAGGCGAGACGCACATCCTCGTACACTACCGCTACACCCGCTTCTCGGCCGCACCGTCGTCTTCAGACGGCAGCGTGGAAGCGCGCGGCAGCACGAGGGAGCACCAGCTCCGGttcatcgccgccgccggccacggggCCAGGTCGCTGGACTGGGCCGGCGCGTCGCTGGCGCACCTGATATACCCGGACGGCTCCAGCAAGCGGCTCCGAGAGCTGTGGACGAGCCTGGCGTCGCAGGTGAGCCTCCCGCCGGGCGCCGCGCGCGTCCAGGTGTTCGTCGACGTCGGCATCCTCGGCAAGGCGAACAGCACGCAGGCGAGCATGGACCAGATGCGCGCCGCCTTGGAGGGCATGATGGAGAAGCCGTGGCCCAAGCGCTTCACCGGCATGGAgctcaacctgccggagccgGTGCGGCGCGGGTGCGGCCATGATgaagacgacaacgacgacgacacgGATCGGGAACAGAGGCCGGCGAAGCGAAGGAAGGTGGTGGCCACCGACGACGAGGAGAGCTGCAGCGTCTGCTACGAGCTTCTCAAGGGCGACGACCTCGCGGCGTGGCCGGGATGCGGCAAGCCCCACGTCTTACATGGCGCCTGCATGCAGGCCGTCCTCGAGAGCAACCCGTTGTGCCCTATGTGCAGGCGCGATCTATACATCAAGCCTAA AAAAAGGTCGACAACTATAATACACCTGAGGATTTTGGAGAATCACAGTTAA